From Musa acuminata AAA Group cultivar baxijiao chromosome BXJ3-8, Cavendish_Baxijiao_AAA, whole genome shotgun sequence, one genomic window encodes:
- the LOC135645542 gene encoding protein GAMETE CELL DEFECTIVE 1, mitochondrial-like has product MHALKRLLSQSAPKLRPPTVATAIIGSRKSLSTRPRSSSPNSATGDDEWNDAWETAWLPDDLSPADDRAPWEPASPSDTSAGADVVPPAEVDADTQAFVAEMNERWSERRGARRSQQGTESVERAEGGAKKGADEYRVRKQRIHSGLWMKEIEKLEEAKLGGANASDDIDRLLDSCSEIFDSGNIGLNDSKIPSTTEFKTKPDGWETTSKSQDGNIWEISQREEDILLQEFERRIAFSKYQISSFIKTHIFSRRRPVDGWKYMIEVIGPNARRGKGSVQRLPSVTDPSMKPYQEEKPNVRPNLTLRGS; this is encoded by the exons ATGCACGCCCTGAAACGCCTCCTCTCCCAGTCCGCTCCCAAACTCCGTCCTCCTACCGTCGCCACTGCGATAATTGGATCAAGAAAGTCTCTCTCCACACGGCCTCGCTCCTCCTCCCCCAATTCCGCCACCGGCGACGATGAGTGGAACGACGCCTGGGAGACTGCCTGGCTCCCCGACGACCTCTCCCCCGCCGACGACCGCGCTCCCTGGGAGCCTGCCAGCCCCTCCGACACCTCCGCCGGCGCTGATGTTGTCCCTCCTGCCGAGGTCGACGCCGACACGCAGGCCTTCGTCGCCGAGATGAACGAGCGGTGGAGCGAGCGCCGTGGCGCCAGGAGGTCGCAGCAGGGGACAGAGTCGGTGGAGCGGGCAGAGGGAGGCGCTAAGAAGGGCGCAGATGAGTATAGGGTTCGGAAGCAGAGGATCCACTCCGGCCTGTGGATGAAGGAGATCGAAAAGTTGGAAGAAGCCAAGCTGGGGGGTGCCAACGCCAGCGACGACATTGACCGCCTTCTTGATTCCTGCTCCGA GATTTTTGATTCTGGGAACATTGGGCTGAATGATTCTAAGATTCCTAGCACTACAGAGTTCAAAACTAAGCCCGATGGTTGGGAGACAACGTCAAAAAGTCAAGATGGAAATATATGGGAAATATCTCAAAGAGAAGAGGATATTCTCCTCCAAGAATTCGAGCGCCGGATTGCTTTCAGCAAATATCAG ATTTCTAGCTTCATCAAAACTCATATTTTTAGTCGGAGGCGGCCTGTCGATGGTTGGAAGTACATGATAGAGGTAATAGGCCCTAATGCCAGGAGAGGGAAGGGGAGCGTCCAACGGCTTCCAAGTGTGACTGATCCATCAATGAAACCTTACCAAGAAGAAAAGCCGAACGTCAGGCCTAATTTGACCCTTAGAGGGAGCTAA
- the LOC103995866 gene encoding ferritin-like catalase Nec2, producing MVPFLPLILLLLSPEIVSLGLSNPTCAPMPPVIAIPIFRLDVDLLQFALNLEHIEADFFLFAALGRGLDSIAPELAMGGPPPIGARKANLDETTRLITEEFGYQEVGHLRAIKTTVGGFPRPLLDLSSHNFAKIMNDAFGYHLDPPFDPYIDTINFLLASYVIPYMGLVGYVGANPNINGYVSKRLLAGLLAVEAGQDAIIRDRLYQHMHEFVPPYRITVAEFTDRISALRNRLAMCGIKDEGLLVPPVLGAEGRIATNVISANRNSLAYRRTPAEVLRVVYGTGNEHQPGGFLPKGGNGTIARELLAP from the exons ATGGTTCCCTTCCTTCCtctcattctcctcctcctctcgccgGAAATTGTGTCGCTGGGACTGTCTAATCCGACTTGTGCCCCGATGCCTCCGGTCATCGCGATTCCCATATTTCGCTTAGATGTCGATCTCCTGCAGTTTGCCTTGAACTTGGAACACATAGAGGCTGACTTCTTCCTCTTCGCCGCTCTCGGGAGGGGGCTCGATTCCATCGCACCGGAGCTGGCCATGGGCGGTCCGCCTCCTATCGGTGCCAGGAAAGCAAACCTTGACGAGACCACAAGGCTCATCACCGAGGAGTTTGGTTACCAAGAAGTTGGCCATTTGag GGCTATCAAGACTACTGTAGGTGGGTTCCCGAGGCCTCTGCTGGACTTGAGTTCACACAACTTTGCAAAGATCATGAATGATGCATTTGGGTACCATCTCGACCCTCCATTCGATCCCTACATCGACACCATCAACTTCCTCCTGGCTTCTTACGTGATACCATACATGGGCCTTGTGGGTTACGTAGGGGCAAACCCTAACATCAACGGCTACGTCTCAAAAAGA CTTCTGGCGGGATTATTAGCCGTGGAAGCCGGCCAAGATGCAATCATCAGAGATCGGCTGTACCAGCACATGCACGAATTCGTGCCGCCGTATCGGATCACGGTCGCCGAGTTCACCGACCGGATCTCCGCCCTGAGGAACCGGCTGGCGATGTGCGGCATCAAGGACGAAGGCCTCCTCGTCCCGCCGGTGCTTGGCGCCGAGGGAAGGATCGCCACCAACGTAATCTCCGCCAACCGCAACTCCCTCGCCTACCGGCGAACGCCCGCCGAGGTGCTCAGGGTGGTGTATGGAACCGGTAACGAGCATCAGCCCGGCGGTTTCCTCCCCAAAGGAGGCAACGGAACGATCGCCAGAGAACTGTTGGCTCCGTAG
- the LOC135645544 gene encoding small ribosomal subunit protein uS4y — MVHVSFYRNYGKTFKKPRRPYEKERLDAELKLVGEYGLRCKRELWRVQYALSRIRNAARDLLTLDEKNPRRIFEGEALLRRMNRYGLLEEGQNKLDYVLALTVENFLERRLQTLVFKSGMAKSIHHARVLIRQRHIRVGRQVVNIPSFMVRVDSAKHIDFSLTSPFGGGRPGRVKRRNQKAAAKKAAGGDGDEDDEE; from the exons ATGGTGCACGTTAGTTTCTACAGGAACT ATGGGAAGACCTTTAAGAAGCCCCGTCGTCCCTACGAGAAGGAGCGGCTCGATGCTGAGCTGAAGCTGGTGGGCGAGTATGGGCTCCGCTGCAAGCGGGAACTCTGGAGGGTCCAGTACGCCCTGAGCCGAATTCGTAACGCTGCCAGGGATCTTCTCACGCTCGACGAGAAGAACCCTCGTCGGATTTTTGAGGGAGAGGCCCTCCTTCGCCGGATGAACCGCTATGGGCTCCTCGAGGAAGGCCAGAACAAGCTCGATTACGTCCTGGCCCTCACCGTGGAGAACTTCTTGGAGCGCCGCCTGCAGACTCTCGTCTTCAAGTCCGGCATGGCGAAGTCCATCCACCACGCTAGGGTACTCATCAGGCAGCGTCACATCAG AGTTGGGAGGCAAGTGGTTAACATCCCATCGTTCATGGTGAGGGTGGATTCAGCAAAgcacattgatttctcccttactAGTCCATTTGGTGGTGGACGCCCCGGAAGGGTGAAGAGAAGGAATCAGAAGGCAGCAGCAAAGAAGGCAGCAGGAGGCGATGGTGATGAGGATGATGAAGAATGA
- the LOC103995867 gene encoding flowering-promoting factor 1-like protein 2 — protein sequence MSGVWVFKNGVVRLIENPANEQSSTIRRKVLLHIPTNEVITSYDNLERKLMSLGWERYYDDPGLLQFHKRSSVDLISLPKEFSRFKSMHMYDIVVKNRESFRVVDM from the coding sequence ATGTCGGGTGTTTGGGTGTTCAAGAACGGCGTGGTCCGGCTGATCGAGAACCCCGCCAATGAGCAGTCGTCGACGATCCGCCGCAAGGTGCTGCTGCACATCCCCACCAACGAAGTCATCACCTCCTACGATAACCTGGAGCGCAAGCTGATGAGCCTGGGGTGGGAGCGGTACTACGACGACCCCGGCCTCCTCCAGTTCCACAAGCGGTCGTCGGTCGACCTCATCTCCCTCCCCAAGGAGTTCAGCCGGTTCAAGTCGATGCACATGTACGACATCGTCGTCAAGAACCGCGAGTCCTTCAGAGTCGTCGACATGTAG
- the LOC135646038 gene encoding stress-related protein-like, with protein MVDYHAQTEEISREGEGLKYLNFVHLAAMQAVVCLAMLYQFAKMSSGPLKPGVYLAEGTVKVVIGPVCERFRDVPFEFLKFLDRKTGESLTAVARNVAALLKSASAQAYKAIQKARAGAVAMASGVAKEVYVRCELVAERYAVAAWRSLNRLPLFPRVAQVLVHMAAYWAAKYNSEVGTAAGRGYAVAHYLPTVPIERITNVFLEDSEKARRERTAKAVAAAE; from the exons ATGGTAGACTACCATGCCCAAACTGAAGAGATC AGCCGGGAGGGAGAGGGGCTGAAGTACTTGAACTTCGTGCACCTGGCGGCGATGCAGGCGGTTGTGTGCCTGGCGATGCTGTACCAGTTCGCGAAGATGAGCTCGGGGCCGCTGAAGCCGGGGGTGTACCTCGCGGAGGGAACCGTGAAGGTCGTGATCGGCCCCGTGTGTGAGAGGTTCCGTGATGTGCCTTTCGAGTTCCTCAAGTTCCTCGATCGCAAG ACGGGCGAGTCGCTCACCGCGGTGGCACGTAACGTGGCGGCACTACTGAAGTCGGCGTCGGCCCAGGCGTACAAAGCGATCCAGAAGGCGCGGGCCGGGGCGGTGGCAATGGCGTCGGGGGTGGCGAAGGAAGTGTACGTGCGCTGCGAGCTGGTGGCGGAGCGGTACGCTGTCGCGGCCTGGCGGTCGCTGAACCGCCTGCCGCTGTTCCCGCGGGTGGCGCAGGTCCTCGTTCACATGGCGGCTTATTGGGCTGCGAAGTACAACAGCGAGGTGGGAACCGCGGCGGGAAGGGGCTACGCGGTGGCACACTACCTACCGACGGTGCCTATCGAGAGGATCACGAATGTCTTCCTGGAGGATTCGGAGAAGGCAAGGCGTGAACGCACCGCCAAAGCTGTAGCGGCGGCAGAGTGA